GAGACAAGCCTAGTGTGGCTGTGAGAATGGGGAGGTCTCCCCAGCTGTGTAACAATCTGAGCCTGTACACCCTGAACACGCCAATAAAAGATGGGACCGTTTTAGGAAGGTGTTTAAACAAATGTGTAAGCCATGTACACTCAAAAATGGCATGCCACCTTTGACAGTGAGgtaaataaaacacacttcCGTGATAACttggttcattaaaaaaacggcGATAGCATCTGTGAGTGAAGGAAGAAATACCTTTCAAGgggcaaaatgttttttcttcagggatactttcagtgttttcattgttttattgatgCAGGTAAGATCACCGACACAGAAGCCAAGAAATCTTCCCACCTCAACATCGTTGGCATGGTGGGGTCCATCGACAACGACTTCTGCGGCACAGATATGACCATTGGCACTGACTCCGCCCTTCACCGCATCATCGAGGTGGTGGACGCCATCACCACCACCGCACAGAGGTCAGACATCACCGTGACCCTTCCTCCTTTAATATTCAACAAGGAGTAAATTAGATCAATGCAGCAGTAAATTACACATGCAACAAGTGAAGTAAATATCTCTTGTGTAACTTGAGTTGTTATTCTTTGGGTGtgtataatgtattattttcaaTTCCTCTCCCCATTTTTACAAAATGCATCTCATTCACAGCCACCAGAGGACGTTCATCCTGGAAGTGATGGGCAGACATTGTGGGTCAGTACCTTTTGTGCTTGGTTcattaatgtggggggggggggggtgttcatgtGTTTAGTAAACAGTGTTCCAAAAGAGAATATATTTTGAATAATTTTGCTCTATTTCTACTTAAGCATTACTAACTACTGTCAAGTCAcaagaaaaatgtaatgcatttgtcactttgtcacaataaacatgtattactacattacattacatgtcatttagctgacgcttgcAACAATAAGTACTAAAAGccagaataaaaacaatattattaattattatataatCAACGGTAaacttgttttttctgtctGCAGGTACTTGGCCCTGGTGTCGGCTCTGTCCTGCGGTGCAGACTGGGTGTTCATTCCAGAGATGCCCCCAGATGAGGACTGGGAGAACCACCTGTGTAGGAGGCTGGCAGACGTATGTGGGTCGTTCTTTGCCGATGGAGATTCCCGCTccaaacacaattttttttaaaattttgtgtaatgtaatttattttctaGCAAAGGTCCAGAGGTTCTCGCCTGAATGTGATCATTGTGGCTGAGGGTGCGATAAGCAGAGATGGCAAGCCCATTACATCCGACCAGATCAAGCAGGCAAGCAAGTAGGGCATGTGTGATTCTAAGTTGCTCAGACAACGAGCCGTACCAACAAATGGATGGTATTTTCCCCCCCAGCTGGTGACTGACAGGCTCGGCTTTGATACGCGCATCACTGTTCTTGGGCACGTGCAGCGAGGTGGAACACCCTCCGCCTTTGACAGAATCCTGGTAGGTTTCTCATTACAACActaaatataaagaaatgtctatgATGATCAAACACACCTGATGATCtaaccctccctctctgtcgtccAGGGCAGCCGGATGGGTGTGGAGGCGGTGATGGCGCTGCTGGAGGCCACCCCTCAGACTCCCGCCTGTGTTGTCAGCCTTTCGGGGAACCAGGCAATCAGACTGCCGCTCATGGAGTGTGTGCAAGTGGTACGTGAAACCATGTAGTTGCACATGTGCACTGACACTACGGTGAGGAATGTTTGTACCGTCTCTCTGTCGCTCACTTTGCTGCAGACCAAAGATGTAACTACCGCCATGGCTGAAGGAAGATTTGAGGATGCCATCAAGCTCCGAGGAAAGTAAGTATTTCCCAAGGTATGCAAGTGtaacaaacaattcaattaattCATCATAAaaggttcatttttatttgttaatcATAAGACAAGAAACTGGATTCCTACCTGGAAAATTTCATGCgtcattttaaattttattaaaaatatatatcccttttaatttgatcaaattTATCAATTTATTCTAAACAAATACTGTAACAATCTACTATAAACTAGTGGCGTATGCTGGGGTTCTTGGAAGCAGTATCAAAGCATTGAACAAATCAAATATGCAGAGTAAAGTATATTgtaatacaattattttaaaaaagaatcaatGTTATAACTGATTGATAGAGATTGATACAACAATTCAAATtctcacaaaagaaaagagttcTCAACACCTTATTTATGTCGTGCAGGAGTTTTGAGAACAACTGGAACACATACAAGCTGCTGGCCCACATCAACCCGCCAGATGTGAAGGTAAGGACAGTCCTTTTTCTAAGCCGGGCTGAATGACTGTTTACCACAACGTGTCGTgtcatcttctccctctctctctctctctctctctctgaccagAGCAACATCAACGTGGCCATAGTGAACGTCGGCGCTCCCTGCGCCGGTATGAACGCCGCCGTCCGCTCAGCGGTCAGGATGGGCCTCATCCAGGGCCACACGATGCTGGCTGTCCAGGACGGCTTTGATGGACTGGCTCACGGACAGGTCACAgtgcatttccctttttttatccACACCTCATTGTGGCAGAATTTGGTGAAATTTATACAAAgagtaaagtaacacaaatgcTAATCGACCCATGGTGTCAAAACATTAAGGTAATCAGATGAAACGCACAATGCTTTGATGAGCACAAACAGACGTTTGCTCTTATAACATAGTATTGTTTGTACttttacatatatacagtatatgcagagaagaaaaagacagtTATTTGTCTCTGCGTCCAAATAGTCCAAATAGCTCATGTTTTATTATATTGGTTTTATGAAGTACAGTACTCTTCTCAGTGCAGGTCGAACCTATAACCTGGACGTCAGTGACTGGCTGGACTGGAAAAGGAGGCTCAATGTTGGGCACCAAGAGGTGAAACACAAGTTgtgactattttttttaagtggggCTACAGATGAAGGGCTTAGCAGGAGAAAAggcagtgtgtgtctctttagCACTGCAGAAATATTTTTGTGCAATGCACCAAATCCCCTAATGACCCTGTTAAGACTAGGATTGGCTCTATACAAAAACTATGACAATAGATTCACCATTTAGAGTTTTTATTACCACATTAAAACTCTCACTGTgtgatttgtttctgtttccCCAAAGAACTCTGCCTGGTAAAATATTGGAGCAAATCAGTGAGAATATTGCCAAGTTTAACATCCACGCTTTAGTGATCATCGGTGGCTTTGAGGTAAAGAGATTACAATCTTCATCTTTTAAAACCAGAAGGCATATCATTGTTGCTtgatcaacaaacaaaaaaaccccactgcaACGAATGATTCCTTACGCTGCTACAGGCCTACGTGGGAGGCCTGGAGCTGGTTCAGGCCAGGGAGAAATACGAGGAGATGTGCATTCCCATGGTGGTTATCCCCGCCACCGTCTCCAACAACGTCCCCGGCTCCGACTTCAGCATCGGCGCCGACACCGCCCTCAACACCATCACCGCTGTCAGTGCCTCAGCAGCAGATATGCACacatatgttaaaaataaatacacagtaaaatacattttctgttttcttttctctgcagacTTGCGACAGAATCAAGCAGTCTGCAGCCGGGACCAAGCGGCGCGTGTTCATCATTGAGACCATGGGCGGATACTGCGGCTACTTGGCCACCATGGCCGGTCTGGCTGCCGGGGCTGATGCCGCCTACATCTATGAAGAGAAATTTGGCATCAGAGATCTGGAGGTGACTTGCAGTTGTGACATATTTGTCCAGTTTTCAGTTGCAAGTTCAAAGAGTGATGTGTTTTCCGATTGTGATCTGTGGTCTGCAGGTGAACGTACAGCACCTTGTGAataagatgaagacaacagTGAAGAGAGGTTTGATTCTCAGGTTGGTTTTCAGTCGGGCCTGAAGCAACGCTTCTGGGTTACTTCTGAGTTTACAATATAGGCATTTAAAACATGTCTAACATTAGCTTTACAACACTTTCCATTCTACAATAGGAACGAGAACTCAAATGCCAACTACACCACTGACTTCATCTTCAACCTGTACTCAGAGGAGGGCAAAGGCATTTTCGACTGCCGTAAGAACGTCCTCGGACACATGCAGCAGGTCATTTCACGCCGCCAATCATCCGATCCGCTTGAATCAGATGCTGTCCTTTTTTTGGGCAAAATAACAATGTGTCGATGTCTGTCCTTTATGTACAGGGGGGCACTCCAACACCCTTTGACAGAAACTTTGGCACAAAGATGGGGGCCAAGTCTGTTCTGTGGCTCACTGAGAAACTCAAGGAGTGTTACAGGCACGGTACGTGGGCCCAAAATCAAATGTTTGTCACGGAGTACAGTCACTGCAAGTATGATTTTGATTTGTACCTACTTgaactttttcatttaaatatatttacgtAATACTTAAATTTAAGaattggttgtttttctccacaACATGTATGTGACAGCTCTGCTTACTGATTACTTTGCAGGTGAAGATTTTATACACAAAACACATAATTAGCTTATACATATTATGCTTATAGTATATGAATAGCTTTAAAATGCCACCTTCACTAATGCTTCAATGATTAAAATCCAATTATATAATGACACTCTGAGAGGACATAATAAGTCATTTTACTTTTGGCATTAGCTTACATAATTTTATCCCCCATTAATCAGGTAAGACCCCTTGACATTGAAGTATCATTTTCAATGAATACCTGAGTAAATGTAAAGATTAATAACATATACACTAACACACATGAGATTATAGTAATGCCAGCATAAAAGGGGTGGCTTTTGCTTGTAGTTGAGTGTTTCTACAATATGATATTGCTACTTTTACTTAGGTAAAGGATGTGAATACCATCTCCAACATTAACATTTGGCTACCTGTGTCCTTTAGGTCGCATCTTCGCAAACACGCCAGACTCTGCATGTGTCCTGGGCATGAGGAAGAGGGCGCTCACCTTCCAGCCTCTTTCTGCACTGAAGGAAGACACAGATCTTGAGTAAGATGCATGTTTTCCCTATATCCTATCATACTTCTAGTGACAGTGTTATGGATGTTATATGATGAATCCTTTGTCTGCCGCAGGCACCGTATACCTAAGACACAATGGTGGCTGAAGATTAGGCCCATCATGAAGATCCTGGCCAAGTATGACATCAAACTAGACACTTCCGAGCACACCGACATGGAGCATGTGATCAAGAAGAGAAGTCCTCTCGGAAAATAAACTGTGCTCGGGAACAGAGCGAGGCAACACTAGGCAGTATTTTTCTTGTCCTACTCACTGTCCACATGGCTCGGTAAAATAGCTGGTGTCTTATCTTTTCTCATCATTGTAGTCCAATAAAAAGGCTTCATCAGATACCATATATCAAGAAAGCAATAAAGATGTATTTCCAAAGTATTATTTGTGTTGAAATTAttgaaataattataatatttttaaacattatCCTAATACATGTACAGTAAGATTGCTGATAGAACACTTTTTAACAATCTTTCTGCAAATATTGAAGACATACTGGGGATGTTGAATCATTTTTGTGTCCACTTATTCCTATTAATGAAGTGAATATGAAAAGGGTTACAAGTAATCTGTGGTACGCTAACAATGTActtttcaattattatttttttactctaTATGTAGCAGATTGTAGTTAACAAGCAACAGAAAGTCTAACATTTAGTTTATGGCCTGTTATTTGTGATTTCAAAGTATGTGCTCTAAGGTCCCTTTTGACTCTAGTGTAAAAATAGATAAACTCCCTCTCAGTCCCGCATGTCACATGATATCTGGAGATAAGTAGTCAAAGTCAACAGGGGTGAGGTTGAGGTTAAACCTGAAAAGCCCAGTACATGATCATGATCATGATAATCAtgatacaaacatgttttctttataaTTAAGTAAGTCTAAGGAGTGGAGCCCTGTGATCtactaaaaaaataataaaatagataTGAATATCAGTGTTATTCAGATTATCTTCAGTGTTTACAGTGGCTCATCATTCGATAATGATTACATCACAGGGCATCCTTTGGGAGCATTACATATGCATTCTACTAAAATCCTGTTGAGTATCTAAATTATCAAAACTATCTTGGAAGGATATTCACAACTAcaaatgggtttttatttttattttattttgagttgtatatatttaaataatctttttagattttattttttatttgcgaAATCCAAAAAAGGTTTGgtcttgttattttttcacgCTCAAATATTGGAATAAAAGTAGATGAAATTGCCCCTTTATCGTGTCAATTATaacaaaaatgagaaaataaagaaagtcTTATATGTACTCTTAAATTTGGTACTCCACTGGATATGCGTTTTGTAATAACGTCGTTGTCGCGcaaaaactctgaaaaaaaaataatatgtaaaaaaataaaggaaaaaaactatAGCGAGGATCCGGAAAAGGAAGTGTTTTGTGGAGAGGTCACCGAGAACTCGCGGTGGTAGCCGGGACGTCGGCGGACTGTGTGCCTGAGCTCAGGAAGGGTGCGTGTCCCCTGTGTCCGCTCCGGTCGCCCGGTCAGGAATGCGCCTCACGAAGCCGGTGTGT
This sequence is a window from Pungitius pungitius chromosome 1, fPunPun2.1, whole genome shotgun sequence. Protein-coding genes within it:
- the pfkma gene encoding phosphofructokinase, muscle a, translating into MSKDLHPATDPTKMGLGRSIAVLTSGGDAQGMNAAVRATVRVGLYTGAKVFFVHEGYQGLVDGGDNICPATWESVSMMLQLGGTVIGSARSKDFRTREGRTKAACNLVKLGITNLCVIGGDGSLTGANEFRTEWSGLLGDLVKAGKITDTEAKKSSHLNIVGMVGSIDNDFCGTDMTIGTDSALHRIIEVVDAITTTAQSHQRTFILEVMGRHCGYLALVSALSCGADWVFIPEMPPDEDWENHLCRRLADQRSRGSRLNVIIVAEGAISRDGKPITSDQIKQLVTDRLGFDTRITVLGHVQRGGTPSAFDRILGSRMGVEAVMALLEATPQTPACVVSLSGNQAIRLPLMECVQVTKDVTTAMAEGRFEDAIKLRGKSFENNWNTYKLLAHINPPDVKSNINVAIVNVGAPCAGMNAAVRSAVRMGLIQGHTMLAVQDGFDGLAHGQVEPITWTSVTGWTGKGGSMLGTKRTLPGKILEQISENIAKFNIHALVIIGGFEAYVGGLELVQAREKYEEMCIPMVVIPATVSNNVPGSDFSIGADTALNTITATCDRIKQSAAGTKRRVFIIETMGGYCGYLATMAGLAAGADAAYIYEEKFGIRDLEVNVQHLVNKMKTTVKRGLILRNENSNANYTTDFIFNLYSEEGKGIFDCRKNVLGHMQQGGTPTPFDRNFGTKMGAKSVLWLTEKLKECYRHGRIFANTPDSACVLGMRKRALTFQPLSALKEDTDLEHRIPKTQWWLKIRPIMKILAKYDIKLDTSEHTDMEHVIKKRSPLGK